From a single Metopolophium dirhodum isolate CAU chromosome 6, ASM1992520v1, whole genome shotgun sequence genomic region:
- the LOC132946179 gene encoding LOW QUALITY PROTEIN: uncharacterized protein LOC132946179 (The sequence of the model RefSeq protein was modified relative to this genomic sequence to represent the inferred CDS: substituted 1 base at 1 genomic stop codon) gives MFKCEQCPSTFTRKDNLVVHQKKHAGVRFPCTACPSTFSYKNNLNKHLKNIHGIVPAHLRPLPAAPIIDQPARPSVIQFAPRIVAPDSAANDTCIIIEDEDTGIIRARPLQRGEIEIAPNIIVPDIPAGPSYELQHQSNMPNDGYDDMCVAVLENAQNKGLCKASDSYTTSVGGKRISIANTVSAVKAKKARMELVRSPGLREISSSGKRRIVWYFAKNLNNIRNYPDFLRSLQPALTDRLRTHAQRHPIKFSLKLEATYNRPNVPNSSENRAFTTSAKEIFRGTKIETVVEESFMKLLAEEDAYVSRGSGFTLESIDGLLLAVYKYTPISGSSYIQLPKSIIDKRAIINPKNTDQQCFKWAIXAKHVAGQNKFRVNENYTEHEDKYIFNGISFPTPLSDITKFEKNNQNVSVNVYGLEKRLQPPKKYPSYEVFPLKVVDDEKRDHFDLLLVTDGNNTHYTYISNFSRLLRSQKTSHAGQVIFCKRCFTSFDRQNLKYKLSGKAALEHHRLICGPHKPIRPKMPKEGDVLQFTAWQNAQRHPIVIYADFEALLVKTEEEKGGNTTIIQKHRPMSYGFLVKASENVSIELLTQFNIPIGPVIYRGSESRQDVAKHFIQNITDVAEKIEKLLKTNIALTMTDEDTAKHNSCFKCNLCKCSVDTYTRVRDHDHLTGKFRQTLCSRCNLSLKQPNYVPVFIHNLSNYDAHFIVTELGYNSKRIKVIPNSEEKYVTFSKYISNDFTIRFVDTFRFMATSLSTLANNLITPNLEKFRITAKHFSNNDLPLVTRKGVYPYDFTDDWSKLEQTSLPPIEDFYSVLTEEHVKDTEYQFAVEVWNHFNCQTLGEYSDLYLKVDVLLLADVFENFRDLCLNTYHLDPAYYYTAPGFSFDAMLKYTAIKLELLSDYEMLLMFEDGIRGGLTQASMRYAKSNNEKTPDYNPADPKSWLVYQDCNNLYGWAMSQFMPYGDFKWVKPSLDGLYDLTEDSPIGRVYEVDIVYPKNLHNKHNDLPFLPQNSVPPGSKVRKLMATFEPKKNYIIHYRNLQQALNNGLIVEKVHRVIQFKQSPWLAQYIELNTNMRKKAENEFERDFFKLMNNAVFGKTMENVRKRMDMELVSCNRRLQKLINRSTFKYSTTYTENLNAVTLEKKIIDFCKPIYIGLAVLDISKSLIYDYHYNVMKSHYGDKIELMYTDTDSLVYFIHTDNFYEDLKNNNNLLERMDTSNLPEDHPCYIAERQKIPGLFSDETDGLIMTEFCALRAKSYSYILNGEEKIKAKGIRKHVVKNHMTFYDHKKCLFDEEEEGENKRENVSIRSFKHQLMTIKSNKLTFNNFDDKRVVLQDKVHTLAHGHYSLKEDEPEDDWPELDEEGNNWKEEEKGLMRDLLHCIT, from the exons atgtttaaatgcgAACAGTGCCCATCTACGTTTACGCGTAAGGACAATTTGGTCGTCCACCAAAAGAAGCATGCAGGTGTACGTTTTCCGTGCACTGCATGCCCATCGACATTTTCGTATAAAAACAACCTCAACAAGCATCTGAAGAACATTCATG GTATCGTTCCGGCTCACCTCAGACCATTGCCAGCTGCTCCGATCATAGATCAACCAGCACGACCTAGCGTCATCCAGTTCGCGCCTCGTATTGTTGCCCCCGATAGCGCGGCCAATGACACATGCATCATAATAGAAGATGAGGACACAG gtaTTATACGCGCTCGACCACTGCAACGAGGTGAAATAGAGATCGCCCCGAATATTATAGTACCAGATATACCCGCTGGTCCCTCATACGAGCTTCAACATCAGTCGAATATGCCAAACGATGGGTATGATGATATGTGCGTGGCAGTTTTAGAAAATGCTCAAAATAAAGGGCTATGCAAAGCGTcag atTCTTATACGACTTCGGTGGGTGGCAAACGCATTTCCATCGCCAACACAGTGTCAGCTGTTAAGGCGAAAAAGGCTCGTATGGAACTGGTTAGATCCCCGGGTCTTAGAGAAATTTCATCGTCTGGAAAACGTAGAATAGTGTGGTATTTcgcgaaaaatctaaataatattagaaattatcCCGACTTTCTCCGTTCTCTCCAACCGGCTCTGACAGACAGGCTAAGGACGCACGCGCAGAGACATCCAATAAAATTTAGCTTGAAGCTCGAGGCTACGTATAACCGACCAAACGTACCTAATTCATCTGAAAATCGAGCGTTTACAACATCAGCCAAAGAAATATTTAGGGGTACAAAAATCGAAACAGTAGTTGAAGAatcttttatgaaattattagcTGAGGAAGACGCTTATGTTTCTCGTGGTAGCGGGTTTACGTTAGAGTCCATCGATGGTTTACTACTAGCCGTTTATAAGTATACACCAATATCTGGTTCATCATATATACAATTACCAAAATCTATCATAGATAAACGAGCAATAATAAATCCTAAAAATACAGACCAACAGTGTTTTAAATGGGCTATTTAAGCAAAACACGTCGCAGGACAAAACAAATTTCGTGTCAATGAAAATTATACCGAGCATGaggacaaatatatttttaacggaATTTCATTCCCGACACCGCTGTCAGATATTACCAAgttcgaaaaaaataatcagaacGTTTCTGTAAATGTTTACGGACTTGAAAAACGATTACAGCCACCGAAAAAGTATCCTTCATATGAGGTTTTCCCACTCAAAGTCGTAGATGATGAAAAACGGGATCACTTTGACTTATTATTAGTGACGGATggtaataatacacattatacttACATCTCAAATTTTTCGAGATTACTCCGTTCGCAAAAAACTAGTCATGCAGGTCAAGTTATATTCTGTAAACGTTGCTTTACATCGTTCGACAGACAGAATTTAAAGTATAAGTTAAGCGGGAAGGCGGCGCTTGAACATCACAGGCTAATATGCGGACCACATAAACCCATACGACCTAAAATGCCAAAAGAGGGAGATGTGCTACAATTCACCGCATGGCAAAACGCGCAGAGACATCCCATAGTTATATATGCCGATTTCGAGGCTCTACTTGTAAAGACCGAAGAGGAAAAGGGGGgtaatacaacaattatacaaaaacacCGTCCTATGAGTTACGGATTTTTAGTTAAGGCGTCTGAAAATGTTTCAATAGAGTTGTTAACACAATTTAACATACCGATTGGACCAGTTATATACCGAGGTAGTGAAAGCAGGCAAGACGTggcaaaacattttatacagaaTATCACTGACGTTGCcgagaaaatagaaaaattattaaagacaAACATTGCTCTGACCATGACCGATGAAGACACAGCTAAACATAAttcatgttttaaatgtaatttatgcaAATGTAGTGTTGATACATACACCCGTGTCCGTGATCACGATCATTTGACTGGGAAATTCAGACAGACCTTGTGTAGTCGGTGTAATCTAAGTCTTAAACAACCAAATTACGTTCCAGTTTTTATCCACAATCTATCCAACTATGATGCACATTTCATTGTAACCGAACTAggttataattcaaaaagaatAAAAGTAATTCCGAACAGCGAGGAGAAATACgttactttttcaaaatatataagtaacgaTTTTACCATCAGATTCGTGGATACTTTTAGATTTATGGCTACAAGCCTATCAACTCTCGCCAACAATCTAATAACGCCAAACTTGGAAAAATTCCGTATAACGGCAAAACATTTTTCCAACAATGATTTACCGCTCGTCACCCGTAAGGGTGTATATCCTTACGACTTCACTGATGATTGGTCTAAGCTCGAACAAACCTCTTTGCCGCCTATAGAAGATTTTTATAGCGTTCTGACAGAAGAACATGTTAAAGATACGGAATATCAGTTTGCGGTAGAAGTTTGGAACCACTTCAATTGTCAAACGCTGGGCGAATATTCCGatctatatttaaaagttgATGTTTTACTTCTGGCggatgtttttgaaaatttccggGACCTTTGCTTGAATACATACCATTTAGACCCGGCATACTATTATACAGCACCGGGGTTCTCTTTCGACGCAATGTTGAAATACACGGCGATAAAACTAGAATTACTGTCGGATTATGAAATGCTTCTCATGTTTGAAGACG GTATTCGAGGTGGACTGACACAAGCCAGCATGCGGTATGCAAAATCAAACAACGAAAAAACACCAGATTACAACCCGGCAGATCCGAAATCATGGCTTGTGTATCAGGATt GCAATAATCTTTACGGCTGGGCAATGTCTCAGTTTATGCCCTACGGAGATTTCAAGTGGGTTAAACCATCACTCGACGGCTTATACGATTTGACTGAGGATTCGCCCATAGGACGGGTTTACGAGGTTGACATTGTTTATCcgaaaaatttacataataaacataacgACTTACCATTCCTGCCACAAAACAGCGTACCACCAGGTTCAAAAGTACGCAAACTCATGGCTACATTTGAGcctaagaaaaattatattattcactatcGAAACCTCCAGCAAGCCTTAAACAATGGTCTCATAGTTGAAAAG GTGCATAGAGTTATTCAATTCAAGCAATCACCTTGGCTTGCCCAGTATATTGAATTAAACACTAATATGAGGAAAAAGGCGGAAAATGAATTTGAGCGGGATTTCTTCAAATTGATGAACAATGCTGTATTCG GAAAAACGATGGAAAACGTTCGTAAACGTATGGACATGGAGCTTGTATCGTGCAACCGACGTTTGCAGAAATTAATTAACAGATCGACATTTAAATATTCCACCACCTATACCGAAAACTTAAACGCAGtaacattagaaaaaaaaatcattgatttTTGTAAACCTATTTATATCg GTCTCGCGGTTCTTGACATAAGCAAGagtttaatatatgattatcattataacGTAATGAAAAGCCACTATGGGGATAAAATCGAGTTGATGTATACCGACacag ACTCActggtatattttattcacactGATAATTTCTACGAagaccttaaaaataataacaacttgCTCGAACGAATGGATACTTCCAACTTACCGGAGGACCATCCATGTTACATTGCCGAACGACAGAAAATCCCAGGTCTGTTTTCTGATGAGACGGATGGGCTCATAATGACTGAGTTTTGCGCGCTGCGAGCAAAGtcatattcatacattttgaaTGGTGAGGAGAAGATCAAAGCCAAGGGAATTAGAAAACACGTTGTAAAGAATCACATGACGTTCTACGATCATAAAAAGTGTTTGTTTGACGAGGAAGAGGAGGGGGAAAATAAAAGAGAAAATGTCTCCATCCGCTCTTTCAAGCATCAACTGATGACGATAAAATCGAACAAATTAACGTTCAATAACTTCGATGATAAGAGGGTGGTGCTGCAAGATAAAGTGCACACACTGGCTCACGGACATTACTCtctaaa ggaAGATGAACCCGAGGATGATTGGCCTGAATTAGATGAAGAAGGAAATAACTGGAAGGAGGAAGAGAAAGGCTTAATGAGAGACCTTCTACACTGCATAACCTAA
- the LOC132946181 gene encoding uncharacterized protein LOC132946181, with protein sequence MAGSIGNMAALYKKKFIYVPPTPPSELIESANFTINFTERKFLHVGLNPTEKFDVSILIITPSRFVKISVDLLRRIFSLMGNILSFILDQPQKYKRNLFLETEIISMSSMVYQGENMLVIESKTQAGCRVLLSRTDLMKLQYLEWSINETVVRKSTIIRPLVLKQFETMGNYLDQEFTKVDSPPKTPEEMIVFINNLSDDKIIGSTPKEDMNFISQLKMYASSQLAEQWAQRWNGEMSPELFTESEMRLISPPRYSSMSPMHEDLSQARVADEERGIDEFLTQATWAPARKTKLLPIDDPGSLPASFDSDNFAQPPPWYTAPQYIESSPPSPAVDENDGPTSFNLSPSSPPALLGFTGQKLAKKKPSMRSVKRKLF encoded by the exons ATGGCTGGTTCAATTGGAAACATGGCTGCATTATAcaagaaaaaatttatataCGTTCCGCCTACGCCACCGTCCGAACTCATTGAATCTGCAAATTTCACGATCAATTTTACTGAACGTAAGTTTTTACATGTCGGTCTGAATCCTACAGAGAAATTCGATGTGTCCATACTAATAATTACACCTTCGCGTTTCGTTAAAATATCTGTGGACCTCTTAAGACGTATTTTTTCCCTGATGGGGAATATATTGTCGTTTATTTTGGATCAACCGCAAAAATACAAGCGGAATTTATTTCTGGAAACAGAAATTATTTCGATGTCTAGTATGGTGTATCAAGGGGAAAATATGCTTGTCATCGAATCAAAAACACAAGCCGGATGTCGAGTATTGCTAAGTCGCACAGATTTAATGAAATTGCAATATTTAGAATGGTCGATTAACGAAACAGTCGTTCGAAAGTCAACCATTATACGACCACTTGTCTTAAAACAGTTTGAGACTATGGGTAATTATTTGGACCAGGAATTTACCAAAGTTGATTCACCACCAAAGACACCCGAAGAAATGATcgtttttatcaacaatttaagTGATGATAAAATTATTGGATCCACTCCTAAAGAAGACATGAATTTCATCAGTCAACTGAAAATGTATGCTTCATCTCAATTAGCTGAACAATGGGCGCAACGATGGAATGGAGAAATGTCACCAGAG ttattcacCGAATCTGAAATGAGGCTCATTTCACCCCCGAGATATTCGAGTATGTCTCCAATGCACGAAGACCTTTCACAAGCAagg gtagctGACGAGGAACGTGGTATCGATGAATTTTTAACACAGGCGACATGGGCACCAGCTCGGAAAACAAAACTATTG ccTATTGATGATCCTGGCAGTCTACCCGCATCGTTTGATTCAGACAATTTTGCACAGCCCCCTCCGTGGTATACAGCGCCTCAATATATTGAATCTTCACCACCAAGTCCTGCAGTTGATGAGAATGACGGTCCAACGTCTTTCAACCTCTCACCATCATCCCCTCCAGCTCTTCTAGGATTCACGGGTCAAAagttggcaaaaaaaaaaccatctatGCGGAGCGTAAAAcgcaaactattttaa